In a genomic window of Dermochelys coriacea isolate rDerCor1 chromosome 11, rDerCor1.pri.v4, whole genome shotgun sequence:
- the PPIG gene encoding peptidyl-prolyl cis-trans isomerase G isoform X2: MFRKRPGNPDVRTNTSEVSGTEYYWCSWRTSSREASNSGAMQCFTAGSKREHVLSKKEERKRHKSSSSSSDSESSSDSKSSSDSSSDSESASEEKPKKRKKKHKKNSKKHKKEKKKRKKSKKSSSSESEDENPEAQPLSTVRPEEIPPVPENRFLMRKSPPKIDEKEKERKSREKERESNPSNSQSSYQRRLLVTRSGRKIKGRGPRRYRTPSRSRSRDRFRRSETPPHWRQEMQRAQRMRVSSGERWIKGDKGEVNENKKDAQKSPGRGKERKVSDHRQVSESPNRRGEKEKKTKDHKSSSKDRETRRNSEKDDKHNKSKTKKRAKSKSRSKSKEKSKSRERDSKHNRHEEKRVRSRSRERDHERGKDKHYDSRGRAKERSRSKERCKSARSKSNEQDHSKSKDREKHAKSRSKEREQTKGKHSSNNKARERSRSRDKGKRARSRSKDRDRSRSKEHSKNEDKEAKRKGRSRSRERKGTPEKSKGKENKRRRDSRSHEREESQSRNKDKYLNRESRSSHKKNDAESQRKKRSKSRESSSPETNKDKKASRDRDKSPDSKKRQSSKDREFKKSSTHRNREKEKTRSSLEKEINQKSKSQERDHADRKDKKSDHESSPGTDEDRRG, translated from the exons ATGTTCAGGAAGAGGCCAGGGAATCCAGATGTGAGGACCAATACCTCGGAGGTGAGCGGAACAGAGTACTACTGGTGTTCGTGGAGGACCAGCAGCAGAGAGGCATCAAACAGTGGAGCTATGCAGTGTTTTACTGCAGGAAGCAAGAGGGAGCATGTGCTAT CCaagaaagaagagaggaaaagaCACAAGTCTTCCTCCTCATCCAGCGATTCAGAAAGTTCAAGTGATTCAAAATCTTCCTCTGATTCATCATCTGATTCTGAAAGTGCTTCTGAAGAGAAACctaagaagagaaaaaagaaacacaagaaaaattctaaaaaacataagaaggaaaagaaaaagagaaagaaaagtaaGAAAAG CTCATCCAGTGAAAGTGAAGATGAAAACCCTGAAGCACAGCCATTGTCGACTGTCCGTCCTGAGGAGATCCCTCCTGTACCAGAAAACAGGTTCCTCATGAGAAAAAGTCCTCCTAAAatagatgaaaaagaaaaagaaaggaagagtagggagaaggaaagagagag TAATCCATCAAATTCCCAGTCGTCATACCAGAGAAGGCTTTTAGTGACCAGATCtggaaggaaaataaaaggaagagGACCAAGG CGCTATCGGACGCCTTCCAGATCCAGGTCAAGGGATCGCTTCAGACGCAGTGAGACTCCTCCACATTGGAGGCAGGAAATGCAAAGAGCTCAAAGAATGAGAGTTTCCAGTGGAGAAAGATGGATAAAGGGAGACAA gggtgaagtaaatgaaaacaaaaaagatgctcaaaaaagccctgggagaggaaaagagagaaaagtaTCGGACCACAGACAAGTCTCTGAGAGTCCAAACagaagaggggaaaaggagaagaagaCAAAAGACCACAAATCCAGTAGTAAAGACAGGGAGACAAGGAGGAATTCAGAAAAAGACGATAAGCATAATAAAAGCAAGACCAAGAAAAGAGCTAAATCTAAAAGCCGGAGCAAAAGCAAAGAGAAATCAAAGAGCAGAGAAAGAGACTCTAAGCACAACAGACATGAAGAAAAGAGAGTGAGAtcaagaagcagagagagggatCATGAGAGAGGTAAAGACAAGCACTATGATTCTAGAGGGAGAGCTAAAGAAAGGAGCAGAAGTAAGGAGAGGTGTAAAAGTGCAAGATCAAAAAGTAATGAACAAGATCACAGTAAAAGCAAAGACAGGGAGAAACATGCTAAGTCAAGGAGCAAAGAACGTGAACAGACTAAAGGAAAACATAGTTCCAATAATAAAGCAAGAGAACGGAGCAGAAGCAGAGACAAGGGGAAAAGAGCCAGATCTAGAAGTAAAGACAGAGACCGGAGTAGAAGTAAAGAGCATTCAAAAAATGAagataaagaagcaaaaagaaaaggaagatcaAGAAGTAGAGAGAGAAAAGGCACACCAGAAAAATCTAAAGGAAAAGAGAATAAGAGGAGGAGAGACTCGAGGAGCCATGAAAGAGAAGAAAGTCAAAGCAGAAACAAAGATAAGTATCTGAacagagaaagcagaagttcACATAAGAAAAATGACGCTGAAAGCCAAAGGAAGAAGCGTTCAAAAAGCCGTGAAAGTAGTAGCCCTGAGACCAATAAAGATAAAAAGGCTAGTAGAGATCGGGATAAAAGTCCAGACTCAAAGAAAAGACAAAGCAGTAAGGAtagagaatttaaaaaatcatctacACACAGGAAtagggaaaaagagaagactagATCCTCACTAGAAAAAGAAATTAACCAAAAATCAAAGAGTCAGGAAAGAGACCATGCCGATCGTAAGGATAAAAAGTCTGATCACGAATCAAGTCCTGGAACAGATGAAGACAGACGTGGATGA